The following are from one region of the Sciurus carolinensis chromosome 5, mSciCar1.2, whole genome shotgun sequence genome:
- the LOC124985750 gene encoding sperm motility kinase 3A-like — protein sequence MSCESSQSSVELRGQSSWCEPAFEDHYLVLKNIRAGGFAQVKLARHLLTGTEVAVKVLAKGASNFCFLSEPDMMAGLDHPNVIHLFQVFQTKDYMYLVMEHAGGGELWDLIPETGGMQEEEARTLFRQIVRAVQHCHRNGIVHLDLKPDNVVVDASGRAKLIDFGLSTRFTPGRKLNRFWGTLFYVAPEIVREKLFEGPPADVWSLGVLLYAMLTGRCPFAASTDRKVKRLIRRGTYHIPQHVSEDAQRLIRDILTINPRQRPTIDQVLGHPWLTRGEEASASPACEALPKLPDPEILTKMVRLGFDHYHTWVSVVSRKFNHAMATYRILESQRGQGEAWAPQVKPEQRPGPAEPCPKKLPSEPALPLPCEQQQPREAKQPQHKAAASASVPALPLCFLHEDTPTASLASQPDPVPSRSSSQGPSTGQAPDSSPGWKRVRRRIAKCLSHLCCIPCLRGPLSRKRVAPLEMPSPD from the coding sequence ATGAGCTGCGAGAGTAGCCAGAGCAGTGTAGAGCTGCGGGGGCAGAGCTCTTGGTGTGAGCCTGCCTTCGAGGACCATTACTTGGTCCTGAAGAACATTAGGGCAGGGGGCTTCGCCCAGGTGAAACTTGCCCGCCATCTCCTCACTGGGACAGAGGTTGCGGTGAAGGTCTTGGCCAAAGGGGCCTCGAACTTCTGCTTCCTATCTGAACCAGATATGATGGCGGGCTTGGACCACCCGAATGTGATCCACCTCTTCCAGGTCTTCCAGACCAAGGACTACATGTACCTGGTCATGGAGCACGCAGGTGGGGGAGAGCTCTGGGACCTCATCCCGGAAACTGGTGgcatgcaggaggaggaggcccgcACGCTGTTCAGGCAGATCGTGCGGGCCGTGCAGCACTGCCACAGGAACGGGATCGTGCACCTGGACCTGAAGCCGGACAACGTGGTGGTGGATGCCAGCGGCAGGGCCAAGCTCATAGACTTTGGCCTGAGCACCAGATTCACGCCTGGGAGGAAGCTCAACAGGTTCTGGGGCACTCTCTTCTACGTTGCCCCTGAAATCGTCCGTGAGAAGTTATTCGAGGGCCCCCCGGCAGACGTCTGGAGCCTGGGGGTCCTCCTCTACGCTATGCTCACAGGCAGATGCCCGTTTGCGGCAAGCACCGACAGGAAGGTGAAGAGGCTCATCAGGCGGGGCACCTACCACATTCCCCAGCACGTCTCCGAGGACGCCCAGCGCCTCATCCGAGACATCCTCACCATCAACCCCAGGCAGAGGCCCACCATCGACCAGGTATTGGGGCACCCGTGGCTGACCCGGGGCGAGGAAGCTTCAGCCAGTCCTGCTTGTGAGGCGCTCCCCAAACTCCCCGATCCTGAAATTCTGACAAAAATGGTCCGCCTGGGTTTCGACCACTACCACACCTGGGTGTCTGTGGTGAGTCGCAAATTCAACCACGCGATGGCCACCTATCGCATCCTGGAGAGCCAGAGAGGCCAGGGGGAGGCCTGGGCACCCCAGGTGAAGCCCGAGCAGCGCCCTGGCCCCGCGGAGCCCTGCCCCAAGAAGCTGCCCAGTGAGCCTGCCCTCCCCTTGCCCTGTGAGCAGCAGCAGCCCCGGGAGGCCAAGCAGCCCCAGCACAAGGCTGCTGCAAGTGCCAGCGTGCccgccctccctctctgcttcctccacGAGGACACACCCACTGCCAGCCTCGCCTCCCAGCCTGACCCTGTGCCCAGCCGCTCCTCCTCCCAAGGTCCCTCCACTGGCCAAGCCCCGGACAGCAGCCCGGGTTggaagagggtgaggaggaggatcgCCAAATGCCTCAGCCACCTCTGCTGCATCCCCTGCTTGCGTGGGCCACTGTCCAGAAAGAGAGTGGCTCCACTGGAAATGCCCAGTCCAGACTGA